In Candidatus Dormiibacterota bacterium, a genomic segment contains:
- a CDS encoding helicase-related protein has translation MATDETAERLTDRHAQRARLRRHVERLGWKWVNKASVLVRSERTLQIGPRTVVIRGGVPIDIPADPTLESGDAAAAAAIDPTVTAFGEMMERMAAKILTEPDDIEQTRVFERPSFFTALEDARRELVQTYQRLENRRIDDRVEAELGLHFYLEGFTTQERSLEYFVGPTNSGKTHAAIELLRAAKSGVYLAPLRLLALEIYERLSDLHVATSLVTGEERILHPYAEHTSSTVEMVDLSREVDVAVVDEAQMLEDAQRGWAWTLAISGVRAKRVVLCGSEEGLRAAHRLAERLGVTLTERRFERKNPLRVVPAVPLTALRPGDAVVGFSRSAVVELQSEIGRRGYSSAAIYGSLSPLVRRREAERFRSGAADILVATDAIGLGLNLPIRRIIFAEVEKYDGVASRLLSPQEVRQIAGRAGRYGMHEEGLVTALDARDVALLRRSIERESEPPPAQPIWISPTDEHLRRLGTIIGTNRVGRLLQFFQERVLRDTDAGLRIADLGDTIEVALALELSPEFLSLPFEVRCTYSRAPVTTRGQSLNVLAQWGAQHASAGIVDGAELMQAVTARDRLLLYEDRSRLATLYLWLAQRFPNVYANQERIGAIRESIDDDIHGALLERGTRSKRSATRVKRSRPATRPAPRRRR, from the coding sequence ATGGCAACCGATGAGACGGCCGAGCGTTTAACCGATCGGCACGCGCAGCGCGCGCGTCTGCGCAGGCACGTCGAGCGATTGGGCTGGAAATGGGTCAATAAGGCGTCGGTGCTCGTCCGCAGCGAGCGAACGCTCCAGATCGGGCCCCGGACCGTCGTGATCCGCGGCGGCGTCCCGATCGACATCCCGGCCGACCCGACGCTCGAGTCCGGTGATGCTGCCGCAGCCGCGGCGATCGACCCGACCGTCACGGCGTTCGGCGAGATGATGGAACGCATGGCCGCAAAGATTCTAACCGAGCCCGACGACATCGAGCAGACGCGCGTCTTCGAGCGCCCGTCGTTTTTCACCGCGCTCGAAGACGCTCGCAGAGAACTCGTGCAGACGTATCAGCGCTTGGAGAATCGACGCATCGACGACCGCGTCGAGGCCGAGCTCGGCCTGCACTTCTACCTCGAAGGCTTTACGACGCAGGAACGCAGCCTCGAATACTTCGTCGGTCCGACGAATTCGGGTAAGACGCACGCGGCCATCGAGCTGCTGCGGGCCGCGAAGAGCGGCGTCTATCTCGCGCCGCTTCGACTGTTGGCGCTCGAAATCTACGAACGATTGAGCGACCTGCACGTCGCGACGTCGCTGGTCACCGGCGAAGAACGCATCCTCCATCCGTACGCGGAACACACCAGTTCCACCGTCGAGATGGTCGATCTTTCGCGCGAGGTCGACGTCGCGGTCGTCGACGAGGCGCAAATGCTCGAGGACGCGCAGCGCGGTTGGGCCTGGACGCTCGCGATTTCGGGCGTCCGCGCCAAGCGCGTCGTGCTCTGCGGATCCGAAGAAGGCCTACGCGCAGCGCACCGCTTGGCGGAACGCTTGGGCGTAACGCTCACCGAACGCCGTTTCGAACGCAAGAATCCCCTGCGCGTCGTGCCCGCGGTGCCGCTAACGGCATTACGCCCGGGTGACGCGGTCGTCGGGTTCTCGCGTTCGGCCGTCGTCGAGCTCCAATCGGAGATCGGGCGGCGCGGATACTCCTCGGCGGCGATCTACGGCTCGCTCTCACCGCTCGTTCGCCGGCGCGAAGCCGAGCGTTTTCGAAGCGGCGCCGCCGACATACTCGTGGCGACCGACGCCATCGGCCTCGGCCTCAATCTGCCGATCCGCCGGATCATCTTCGCCGAAGTCGAGAAGTACGACGGCGTCGCTTCGCGCCTGCTCTCGCCGCAAGAAGTTCGCCAAATCGCCGGGCGTGCCGGCCGTTACGGCATGCACGAAGAAGGCCTAGTGACCGCGCTGGACGCACGCGACGTCGCGCTCTTGCGCCGCAGCATCGAACGTGAGAGCGAGCCGCCCCCGGCGCAGCCGATCTGGATCTCGCCGACCGACGAGCATCTACGCCGCCTCGGGACGATTATCGGCACCAATCGCGTCGGCCGCCTATTGCAGTTCTTCCAAGAGCGCGTGCTCCGCGACACCGATGCGGGCCTGCGCATCGCGGATCTGGGCGATACGATCGAGGTCGCGCTCGCGCTGGAACTCTCGCCCGAGTTTCTCTCGCTGCCGTTCGAGGTGCGCTGCACCTACAGCCGCGCGCCGGTCACGACGCGCGGCCAGAGCCTCAACGTCCTCGCGCAATGGGGAGCGCAGCACGCGAGCGCGGGGATCGTCGACGGCGCCGAGCTGATGCAAGCCGTCACCGCGCGCGACCGCCTGCTGCTGTACGAAGATCGATCGCGTCTGGCCACGCTCTACCTGTGGCTCGCGCAACGCTTCCCGAACGTCTATGCGAATCAAGAACGCATCGGCGCCATACGCGAGAGCATCGACGACGATATCCACGGCGCGCTCTTGGAGAGAGGCACGCGTTCGAAGAGAAGCGCAACGCGCGTGAAACGCAGTCGGCCCGCTACTAGGCCCGCTCCGCGCCGTCGCCGTTAG
- a CDS encoding transposase, with protein sequence MKRIETVRLYPTSSQDIALHHALHVTRHLYNAALQQRKDAYRLRGVSVSMKMQYAEVTALRKESAHLAGVYREIEDAMLRRLDLAMQAFFRRCKRGETPGFPRFKAARRWRQITYPHGDRALKFDATQHRVRIPGVGSVKLRKGRAVPPHGRAWLVCKLGRWYAQFECERAVEPLPETGRAIGLDRGVNVLLATSDGEFIANPKHVAKARLRVERAQRVVAKRKRRGKNRHKAIDALARLHEKVARQRRDYAHKVSRALIDANDVIVLEDLRLRNMTRSAKGSIEEPGRNVAGKAGLNRTLLDAGFGMIAQLIAEKAESAARTLIYVDPKYTSQTCAACGHIAKENRSRLQFVCIACHHADHADVNAARAILQRAQKGPLASRAAVADGPDPKTALSPIGPRLTLHDAT encoded by the coding sequence ATGAAGCGCATTGAAACCGTGCGGCTCTATCCGACATCTTCGCAAGATATAGCGCTTCATCACGCTTTGCATGTCACGCGTCATCTTTACAACGCTGCGCTCCAGCAGCGTAAAGACGCGTATCGGCTGCGTGGTGTGAGCGTCTCGATGAAGATGCAGTACGCCGAGGTGACGGCGCTACGCAAGGAATCCGCGCATCTTGCCGGGGTCTATCGCGAGATCGAAGATGCGATGCTGCGCCGGTTGGATCTGGCGATGCAGGCGTTCTTTCGGCGATGCAAGCGGGGCGAAACGCCCGGCTTCCCACGCTTCAAGGCTGCGCGCCGCTGGCGCCAGATCACCTATCCGCATGGCGATCGCGCGCTGAAGTTCGATGCGACGCAGCACCGCGTCCGCATTCCGGGCGTCGGTAGCGTGAAGCTGCGTAAGGGGCGCGCCGTGCCGCCGCATGGCCGAGCGTGGCTGGTCTGCAAGCTCGGGCGCTGGTACGCCCAGTTTGAGTGCGAGCGCGCGGTCGAGCCTTTGCCGGAAACCGGGCGCGCGATTGGGCTCGATCGCGGCGTGAATGTCTTGCTGGCAACCAGCGACGGCGAGTTCATTGCCAACCCGAAGCACGTCGCGAAGGCACGGCTGCGCGTTGAGCGGGCGCAGCGCGTGGTTGCCAAGCGTAAACGGCGCGGGAAGAACCGGCATAAGGCGATTGATGCGCTCGCACGCCTGCACGAGAAGGTTGCTCGGCAGCGGCGCGACTACGCGCACAAGGTCTCACGCGCGCTGATCGATGCGAACGATGTCATCGTGCTGGAAGACTTGCGCTTGCGCAATATGACGCGCAGCGCAAAGGGGAGTATCGAAGAACCCGGCCGCAACGTTGCGGGCAAGGCCGGGCTCAATCGGACGTTGCTCGATGCGGGTTTTGGCATGATCGCGCAGTTGATTGCGGAGAAGGCTGAAAGCGCCGCCCGCACCCTCATCTACGTTGATCCGAAGTATACCTCGCAAACGTGTGCCGCGTGCGGGCATATTGCGAAGGAGAATCGCTCTAGGTTGCAGTTTGTGTGCATTGCGTGTCATCACGCCGATCATGCGGACGTTAATGCGGCGCGGGCGATTCTTCAGCGGGCTCAGAAGGGGCCCTTGGCGAGCCGCGCCGCGGTGGCGGACGGTCCCGACCCAAAAACCGCGCTATCGCCGATTGGACCTCGGCTCACGCTACACGATGCAACGTGA